The following proteins are encoded in a genomic region of Arachis stenosperma cultivar V10309 chromosome 4, arast.V10309.gnm1.PFL2, whole genome shotgun sequence:
- the LOC130977016 gene encoding uncharacterized protein LOC130977016 yields the protein MGQESDYKSQLVLEICSISTRSVVCVHRLVPNKTNNPPFIDWYCILGVAGNADVNTIRKQYHKLALQLHPDKNKHPKAEIAFKLLSEAYACLSDAAKRKAFNLERSKSLCIECNRIPSNSNNNNGSSSSFKSSRSSSISSSSRSCKLWRNINDIRERLREEAKVIEKCLRVNNSVPTKNYDDDYMHRSRGPNNNNNKHRVEKETPVFNPSNYLYQGYPHRRNHVNKDYSEKFWYLQQETNAVHSNNYSKGGSDKLSSPVFEVETQRSMFSRKFGPIPSQC from the exons ATGGGACAAGAATCAGATTACAAAAGCCAACTGGTATTGGAGATTTGCTCAATTTCCACACGTTCTGTTGTATGTGTTCATAGACTTGTCCCTAACAAAACTAATAATCCACCTTTCATTGATTGGTACTGCATTCTTGGA GTGGCAGGAAATGCAGATGTAAATACAATCCGAAAGCAGTACCATAAACTTG CCTTGCAACTTCATCCAGATAAGAATAAGCATCCCAAGGCTGAAATTGCATTCAAGCTTCTATCTGAG GCATATGCATGTTTATCTGATGCAGCAAAAAGAAAAGCTTTTAACTTGGAGCGAAGCAAGAGTTTATGCATTGAGTGCAACAGAATCCCTAGCAATTCAAACAATAATAATGGATCTTCTTCAAGTTTCAAATCATCAAGGAGTAGTAGCATCAGCAGTAGTTCAAGATCATGTAAGCTTTGGCGAAACATCAATGACATAAGAGAAAGATTAAGGGAAGAAGCTAAGGTGATAGAGAAATGTTTGAGGGTAAATAATTCAGTGCCAACAAAGAATTATGATGATGATTATATGCATAGAAGTAGAGGgcctaacaacaataataataagcATAGAGTTGAGAAAGAAACACCAGTTTTCAATCCATCAAATTACTTGTACCAAGGGTACCCTCATAGGAGAAATCATGTTAACAAGGATTATTCTGAGAAATTTTGGTACTTGCAGCAAGAAACTAATGCAGTGCATAGTAATAACTattccaagggaggatcagataAGCTTTCTTCACCAGTTTTTGAGGTTGAAACACAGAGGAGCATGTTCAGTAGAAAATTTGGTCCTATCCCCTCACAAtgttag